GAAAATGGACATGGTGTCTGTTACCTCTGGGACACAGGTGTACATCAAAAATGAACTTATCTCATATCCACCCCTTTCTAGTTTACAGAAAAACTGGATAATCCTAAGTATGTCTCTAAAAGTGATACAAGAGTAACTGGAAGTGATGTAATTGATAGTTCCTTACAAGAAATTTTAGGATACATTATCCGAGATTATGTATCTCCCTGGTATAATCTTATTTctgatgacaaagaatttccagAAGTTACAATCAGAAAGACAGCTCAAACTTTTGCCATAAATATTTCTAATAGGTAAGATTTCGGCTCCCTTATTAGATTTCCAGATgaggaaaaattataaattcaaTATAACCAAGTAAATTGTTTCTGAGGCTAAGAAAACTGTCATTCATCCAGGATCAAAGAAATTGATTGGATTCCATATCTAACTACACAATTAGTAGATGAAGCAGCTTCACATCTAAGATTATTCAAACAGGCAAGGACTAAAATGCAGCTGCTTTCCATTCCTAAAACTATGAGAAATTCGCCAATGAGAGACTTCAAAAATTCACCTAAGAAATCTTTCCACAAAAGAAATAAAAGTGAAACAGACGTAAATTGGTACCATAAACGAGCAAATGAATTGAAGAATGGTAAGAAGTTTTGTGATGTTTCACAAAGAACATGAATTAACACACTTCAAAAACAGTTGTCTTATGACTAAAATCTACACATAAACTTTTGAGCCGTAACACCACAATTATTCTTATTAATTAATGTTTACAAAACACCTGCACCTGTTAGTGCTCTTTAGACATCAGTGGTTACAGGTCTAGGTCTGGCATTAACATTTTTTCTGAGGTGCGAGCTTGTCTGAAACCTACAAAATACAAAATGTAAAGAGTTTGCCTTCTGCTTTCTTGTTTTGTTATAATAAATAAGAAGAAGAATTTTTCCCACGACAATAACCTTAATTTGCATTAGAGAGAGAATTGTAAGCGGAAAGTGACAAAGACATCCTGAGGTGTAGAGCTAACAATCCACCAGCATAAAAAATCTGTGACCCTCTCTACTATTCCCAAATTCTTCGCCAAATATCTTAATATTTGGCTGTCTTACATTTACATCATGTAAGTAATCATCTTTCAAGGTTTGTACGAGGGTGAGCAGTTATGCGTTAACTCTCGCGAAACTTTTATTTCACATTTACTCTTCAGCTCTCTGCGGCCAGTAAATACCGCTTGCAGAAGGAGTCAAATATCTGGACGTTGCCTTGTATAAAAAGCTCAACTGGAGCTTCTATATGGACAAAATATCTACAAAGCCTGACACTCCCTCTAGAGCTATAATagaatttgtgaaaaaattggGGAATTGCGCCGAATCGGCTCCGCTGGCTTTATGTCATGGTGATTAGATAATCACTTAGGCAGTATTGCCTGGTAGTCTTGTACGGAGCGCCAACTCCAAAAAACGGTATGTCTCATGATTTCGGAAGCATTCTGCTCTACTTCAATTGCAGCCAATAGTTATGTTCCCCCACTTCACATTTTTGCAAGACTAGCAACTCACAAGCTTTACAACCTAACCCTGAACGATCCAGACAAACTTTTTTTTCGACCATCTCTTAGTCGAATTGGGTGCTGAAGAGGTTGTAGACATGAAAACTGATCTGGTCGTAACAAGAATTAGCCCGGACAAAACCTTGAGTGCTTTGCTTCCCAACAGAGAAGACTGGCTCTACCACAAGGAACTTTACTTACAAGTTGCAGACCGCTGACCGAGCTCAATGCCAGTCTGTGCAGGCTAGCCACAGCATTCCACCCGGAAATTTTCGCCAATAACCTGTGCACCAGTTACTCACTACCAATAAAATCTTAACGGATAGTCATCCTACTATCAGATCTCCCTCAGCAGACAAATGCAATTCAGCAAAAGTACTCTACTGCAAATCTATCCTCACTCAATTGGGAAGGTGCAACAGACCGCAACTCTGAGGAGGAAACATGTTATCGGATGTTCTAGCCAAACAAGACTGCAGCGCTTATTGGTTCTGAACCAACTATCGGAATTTACATTTTCTAAGTAAGGGAACGAAATAACAGCTTGATAATGAGAATTTTCAAATGATTGAAACGCAGatcaaaaaatcaaaattcgaatGAACTACCGTGGTTAAGCCATAATGATGCTTCGAAAGTAGCTGGCAATTATGTTGTGGTCGAAAGTGAAACAGCCTTTTCTGATACCCAGCAGACAGTGAAAGATGATTCAAACTCATTCACTAAATTCAAATTTCGTGATCTGTGGTAAAGAAAAGAGATTGGAAAAATCTAGATCCTTTGGAGGATAACGAATTACTGGCCAAATTCGAAAACTGATACACGTTTCCTATCGCGCATTTATTTCTGGGAATGAATTTTACGACGACCGGTATACGGAGGAAGACCATTACATCTCTTGCATCAGTACCTTTCCtagatatattttatgtttagtaGCTTAACTCTAACCAATTATTGATTATAATTGTTTCAAAAATAACTTTGTCATTCAAAATGTATGTgactaaatataaaaaaaaatcatattcaatTACACACCTAAAACTAAACGCTCGTACAATAAAAACGAATAAATACCAAAAAACTGGCCCTATAATCCTATGATAAATTAATGGAAATACATAAATATCATAAATGCAAACCGAAACAAGATATGTTGTTACAGAGCAAGAAAGACTATTGGGGAACTCGAAGCTCCAAAATAGTGATAAAAGAAGAGGTATTACTttagaagatttcttttttgATTTGGAACTAGTTATGGAAAGCAATCTTTTATGTAGAGATGGTGTTTGTACTGATCCAGATCAGGAAAGGGGTATGTTCATATGATTGGCAATGGAATGCTAAGTAATACTTATGCctaatttttcagaatatttctCGGAACTAACCCAAATTTTACTGTACATACTTTTACCTGATGAAGACTTTCAATGTAAACCGCTTCGAATACTTTTGAGGGAAATAATTTGCAATGTTGTGATTTTACCTTTATTTAAAATGTTATCAGATCCTGATTATATTAACAGGATCATGATATGGCTGGTAAGTTGTTATGATCATGAGTATTGGCGATAATCTGATCAATATTTCTCTAGTGCTTGGGTGAAGCATCCTTACCTAGCGAAATTTTTTTAACTGTATTGAGGATAACTGATAACTGTGATGAGCTTAAAAGTACCAAAGAAATTGTCCTGGAGGAAATTCATATTTTGGTAAGTTATTTTTGAAACTGTTTCTGATTTTTATGGTTAGTCAAAGAATATCTGATTGTTTATATGTTCCTATAAATGGGACAAATTTTGATCATTGGTCTGAATGGCTTAGATATTTCGTATCTACATAATTTCACCCTAGTGGGAGAGAATGGCTTAAGAACATAAGCTGAATCTATCTCGCCAAGAAATGGTgacttgaatttttcataagtCTAGTGGTTTTCTGATTTGTTACCCACAATTTCtatattcaacaaatttggtagTTCTACTTGATGATCTTATTATTCTGATATAAGTTAATCTACTTTATAGATAACTTACCACAAGTAGGTTACTTCTTCGTAGGGTAGTGATAGATGAAACAACACATGAACtacatattcatttatttttgtaataattgttatttttctttAAATAATCAGTCAACTGATTGTTGACTGAAATCTCTGAAAATGCTTCTCATTTGATCTTACATATGCTTATGTTCGGCATTCCAACTCTAATCATGTTGCTGGTATTACTTCGAATTTCAGAGATCTAGAGACTCTGGAGCAGacaatgaaacaaaacaaacaCTAAGCAGCTTGTTATATGTATTGAAATTGATAGAGAGTCGAATAACTAAAATGGATAACATTGATTTAAGAGGTATGATAGCAATTAATTTTTATGGTGATGATTAATAAATAACATGTTATATTATAGATTCTTATGGTTTAGAATATATACAACAAGATAGTGCTAGTGCAATTGATTTAACTTTGGAACAGATTTTGAAGAACAATGTAGCTCTTTCCTACTACCTGGATTATATCACTAGTCAAAATAAacaaattgatttatttttctaCTTAAATATTGAAGGTAAGTTATCAAAACCCACAAATGATGTATTCTTTATCAATAGTATGTTGAAGGTTGGAAAGTTTCTGTTGAGCAACAATTATCAGATATACACATTAATAAAATGAAAGGCATCACAGAaaatatacagtcaatatataATACAATTCGCACAACAGCTCAAAGTATTTTTGATCAATATTTGGGCGAAAGAGCTGAGCAGCGTGTTCAAATAAAGCCCTCTTTAGTGCAGTCTTTATACTTCAAAATAAggaatctcaatgaaattcCTAGTGATCTTTGGTTTGATGAGGTGAAAATTGTTTTATTGTTGAATTTaggtctgaaattgaattgcATGGTATTTTTTAGGTCCAACAATATATTTATGATAAAATGGAACACAACCCCGATTACCTTCCCGCATTTAAAAAGAGTAAGATCTATATAAAACTACTTCAGGAATTAGATCTTATCCAGCAAACTTTGAATGAATATGATAGTATAAGCTTGAATAGCGacgaaaatttagaaattaCCATAACtgaatctaaaattgaaaataCGAATTTACAAACTACAAAACCTCTGGAGGATGGAGCTTATCTTTGCATATCTGATAACATCCAAAAGAGTCAGCGTCACATGAGGTCCTTCAGTGATGTTGATGTTGTTGTTTTCACTGAAAATGACAAAGTAGCTGAACCCAAGATATCACCAAACATGGTGGAGAGAGCCTCCTCTGCTGATGATAACAATTTAGTGGAGAAGAATTTGAGATCAGAAAACTATACATTGACAgtaaaaattattgaaacaGGTAAccattgttttttaattttgtatCATTCCACCAAGGATTGATTATCAATATTGGCAGTCAATTTAACTCAATGATATCCGATTTACTCATATTCCATCATTCATGCAAAATGCACATACATGAATCCAACTAAGGCTATGTACACATGAGAGCGTTGAGCGCGCGTACATGTGTACGCTCTAATGCCCAGTCTAGTAACTCGAAGCGCGCTGCAAACGCGACGGTCGAAGTAAAAACTACAAACGCGCGCTCAATGCGGCGTCTAACGACCTCATGTGTACTAAGCCTAATTGATGAAATGACCCTGCTGATCATCATTGGTGAAATGGATCTCAGTAATAACTTCCCGATTTGGGGATCTTCCAAATTTTCCCCCATCTGGTTCTTTCGACTATTGTTTGtttccctaaatttcaaaatatatcattgaaatcctcATATCCAAAATAAatcgaaacatttttttctatttcaacatCTTGTGTTTTTTGTGTTGTGTATTTAGAAGGAAATTCCCATTTCACAAGTATTCTACCTAATTTTGATAGCTTGTAACTTATCAAGGAAAAGCTAAGA
The nucleotide sequence above comes from Coccinella septempunctata chromosome 4, icCocSept1.1, whole genome shotgun sequence. Encoded proteins:
- the LOC123311435 gene encoding sorting nexin-13-like; the encoded protein is MDLKSWGWIGLFAVLLISSLGLYWIFVIILCLLLFSLGFFSYMNAKLGDVDEFESRFYGNPLITENFEGGINQFTEKLDNPKYVSKSDTRVTGSDVIDSSLQEILGYIIRDYVSPWYNLISDDKEFPEVTIRKTAQTFAINISNRIKEIDWIPYLTTQLVDEAASHLRLFKQARTKMQLLSIPKTMRNSPMRDFKNSPKKSFHKRNKSETDVNWYHKRANELKNEQERLLGNSKLQNSDKRRGITLEDFFFDLELVMESNLLCRDGVCTDPDQEREYFSELTQILLYILLPDEDFQCKPLRILLREIICNVVILPLFKMLSDPDYINRIMIWLCLGEASLPSEIFLTVLRITDNCDELKSTKEIVLEEIHILRSRDSGADNETKQTLSSLLYVLKLIESRITKMDNIDLRDSYGLEYIQQDSASAIDLTLEQILKNNVALSYYLDYITSQNKQIDLFFYLNIEGWKVSVEQQLSDIHINKMKGITENIQSIYNTIRTTAQSIFDQYLGERAEQRVQIKPSLVQSLYFKIRNLNEIPSDLWFDEVQQYIYDKMEHNPDYLPAFKKSKIYIKLLQELDLIQQTLNEYDSISLNSDENLEITITESKIENTNLQTTKPLEDGAYLCISDNIQKSQRHMRSFSDVDVVVFTENDKVAEPKISPNMVERASSADDNNLVEKNLRSENYTLTVKIIETGIVSEKGKTFGIYAIQVSRQHETGFLEEWHIYRRYSDFHDLYTKVKEKYPDLSKLTFPGKKTFHNMDRSVLEKRMKMLGNYMNEICNPAVISSHNGLKQLLMTFLEQGEYDKATGGPISTTINNLVNPIKTGMKTIKNMPEQLINTVDEVVGGITKVFNNKQGRSTESSKVGASIEETDDNIPLRIFLLLMDEVFDLKSRNQWLRRRIITLVRQFIRTMFGDIVNRKILDYVSVMTSPKNVAHYLSVFKQSIWPNGNKYEKRPDRDEHTKNRTRVAAKGALLSCLSDELKHIVGSETTRRGLMTVFELFQNPTLNKRLLFVLLESILITLFPEKDMNKIICTLHSRSQRYQCHLKNKKLV